Proteins found in one Vallitalea guaymasensis genomic segment:
- a CDS encoding acyl carrier protein, giving the protein MDKTIDEKFKSKLMEIFQLEENAIVLDVSLSKLGVSSIYYIKMVVGMEDIFNIEFDDECLDYEKFETLSEILEYIKKKISEKQ; this is encoded by the coding sequence ATGGATAAGACTATTGATGAAAAATTCAAAAGCAAACTTATGGAAATTTTTCAACTAGAAGAAAATGCCATTGTGCTTGATGTATCACTAAGCAAACTAGGTGTAAGTTCAATATATTATATAAAGATGGTTGTTGGTATGGAAGATATATTTAATATTGAATTTGATGATGAATGTTTGGATTATGAAAAATTTGAAACACTATCAGAGATATTAGAGTATATTAAGAAAAAAATCAGCGAAAAGCAATAA
- a CDS encoding non-ribosomal peptide synthetase: protein MKEGSLYELTLPQKRIWLTQMLHPDSVMFNIGGYVLIKGSVDVHRLKKAIISFMDNNVIFHIRITGDGDKYYQYYNRMKNYSENEISYVDLSKSCSTQEDLDVWVQKQGEIPFVLEDNLLYKFIVFKLNDNAYGYFIKLHHVIADGWTFQLLTDCIGREYENPTSENVKNQDICSNYERYINDEKRYLTSAQYHKNKSFWMEKMSNLSLSSDKSSSETTARRKTFTLDNSIREELYGYCKCNKISMNAVLLTTYLIYLRKSTQKKDIIIGVPFWGRNSKKDFKSLGMYVSSVPFRFIIDDDETIKEMAVRVRNELMACFFNHRYPYNIMVKDLGLTGAQGEKIYDNCFNYYNLKLLEKIDGLEVSSREFFNGEQNYSLQVIIRDWNESSSLGIDIDYKVTDFKDGDIESMGKQLISVIKKVINDNELSIQQVSLLTDDEYEKQVNQFNNTETYSIDKTVIDLFEKQVKIAGDKGALEDGDKCLTYEQLDEKINQLAGRLREKGIGRNSKVGIVTEHSLETIIAIMGILKLGGIFIPIDSNYPESRIKYIIEDTAMDLILTNLDDFELQESSADVMYLDYESMFWSKDYSNIDSMCSIDDIAYILYTSGTTGKPKGVMVEHRGLANYIIWADKMYVDGAEGSFPLFTSLSFDLTMTSVFTPLISGNKIVIYRDDEDEYVLHRIMNENKVQVIKLTPTHMSLLTDKIYKNSSIKRMIVGGEQLTTNLAKRITLNLGRDVEIYNEYGPSEATVGCMIYKYDMNSDKGHVVPIGSPAANTRIYILDNDLNPVPINSIGELYISGKGLAAGYINRSELTAQKFVDNPLENGEKMYATGDHARFIREDCIEYVGRKDMQIKIHGHRIELDEIKNVLLENDAVKEAIVISRKDNNGMEGLCCYYVKRSFVTVEDLRQNLAVKLPNYMIPNWFIEIDEIPLTTNGKINVNSLLQVQVTNERATDGIESHSESVDILLDVMRNILKREELSPIDNFYEIGGDSVQAIRISSKMLEEGYRLKASDILSGSTINDVARNMKAIGSRELSQVDGEVQFTPILSQFFNMNHKDNNYYNQSIVLKMNKKISHQQVEKAFSYLVKFHDSLRLNYDKNSGKLIYNDAHDNHVFQVIQYDLSEYTEEQQKEMIIDKGIELKSGFEIEKDLLIRACCFHISEQDNILLVTAHHIVIDGISWSILLEDFEKLLKQIRDGNRMELSYKSASFKDWSTYLIGKRTDNELIDDYIENTEKYENQIKLYDCNITYKNSIKRELILPKDRTSQLLNLVNENNMISELDMVMTAVTMALNKIISSDCLIADMEWHGRNESDEIDVSRTIGWFTAISPIVIENLTENIESTMKKIKDGIKKAKEYSKNNTFVSWYCQNRINKKSVLKMNYLGNYSSVLDKELFGYADYETGVDISEDNYMENPIEVNAIIVDSKLKISLCCSLNILSEMQINEFCNHITTCLDELIQVVKDNKDINFLLSDFDTVELTEEDMENLFY, encoded by the coding sequence ATGAAGGAAGGTAGCCTGTATGAGTTAACCTTGCCACAGAAAAGAATATGGCTGACACAAATGCTTCATCCCGATTCAGTCATGTTCAATATAGGTGGATATGTTTTAATAAAAGGAAGTGTGGATGTCCATAGATTGAAGAAAGCTATTATTTCATTCATGGATAATAATGTTATCTTTCATATCCGCATTACTGGAGATGGTGATAAATATTATCAGTATTATAATAGAATGAAAAATTATTCAGAAAATGAAATATCCTATGTGGACTTAAGTAAATCTTGTTCTACCCAAGAAGATTTGGATGTATGGGTGCAAAAACAAGGGGAAATCCCCTTTGTTCTAGAAGACAACCTTTTATACAAATTCATAGTTTTCAAACTTAATGATAATGCATATGGATATTTTATAAAATTACATCATGTTATTGCAGACGGATGGACTTTCCAGCTATTGACGGATTGCATAGGCAGAGAATATGAAAATCCAACTTCTGAAAATGTGAAAAACCAAGATATATGTTCTAATTATGAAAGATATATCAATGATGAAAAACGTTATTTGACATCTGCACAGTACCATAAAAATAAATCATTCTGGATGGAAAAGATGAGTAATCTTTCCTTGAGCAGTGATAAATCATCATCAGAAACAACAGCCAGAAGAAAGACATTTACATTGGACAATTCTATAAGAGAAGAATTATATGGATACTGTAAATGTAATAAGATTTCAATGAATGCTGTATTATTGACTACCTACTTGATATATCTAAGAAAGAGTACTCAGAAGAAGGATATAATTATTGGAGTTCCTTTTTGGGGAAGAAATTCTAAGAAGGACTTTAAATCTCTTGGGATGTATGTGAGTTCTGTACCTTTCAGGTTTATTATAGACGATGATGAAACAATAAAAGAGATGGCAGTAAGGGTACGAAATGAATTGATGGCATGTTTTTTTAATCATAGATATCCATATAATATAATGGTAAAGGATCTAGGATTAACTGGTGCCCAAGGTGAAAAGATATACGATAATTGTTTTAACTATTATAACTTGAAACTATTAGAAAAAATAGATGGGTTAGAGGTATCTAGTAGAGAATTCTTTAATGGTGAACAGAATTATTCTCTACAGGTTATCATAAGAGATTGGAATGAGAGTTCAAGCCTTGGTATAGATATTGACTATAAAGTGACTGATTTCAAAGACGGTGATATTGAGTCAATGGGAAAACAGCTTATTAGTGTAATCAAGAAAGTAATAAATGATAATGAATTGAGCATACAGCAGGTTTCATTATTAACCGATGATGAATATGAAAAGCAGGTTAACCAATTCAATAATACAGAAACATATTCCATTGATAAAACAGTTATTGACTTATTCGAAAAACAGGTCAAAATCGCTGGTGATAAAGGCGCTCTTGAAGATGGAGATAAGTGTTTAACATATGAACAGTTGGACGAAAAAATAAATCAGCTTGCTGGTCGGTTAAGGGAAAAAGGAATAGGCAGAAACAGCAAAGTAGGAATAGTTACAGAGCATTCATTGGAGACCATAATAGCTATAATGGGGATATTGAAGCTGGGAGGAATTTTCATTCCCATTGATAGTAATTATCCAGAGTCTAGGATAAAGTATATAATCGAAGATACTGCTATGGATTTGATTTTAACCAATTTGGATGATTTTGAATTACAAGAATCCTCAGCTGATGTAATGTATCTAGATTATGAAAGCATGTTTTGGAGTAAAGATTATTCCAACATAGATAGTATGTGCAGTATAGATGATATAGCATATATATTATACACATCGGGAACTACAGGAAAACCCAAAGGTGTCATGGTAGAACATAGGGGACTTGCTAATTACATAATATGGGCAGACAAAATGTATGTAGATGGTGCTGAAGGGTCATTTCCTTTGTTTACTTCTTTGTCCTTTGATCTAACCATGACATCGGTTTTTACCCCATTAATAAGTGGAAATAAAATCGTCATTTATAGAGATGATGAAGATGAATATGTGTTACACAGAATTATGAATGAGAATAAGGTGCAGGTAATAAAGTTAACTCCTACACATATGTCTCTACTGACAGATAAGATTTATAAGAATTCTTCCATAAAAAGAATGATTGTAGGTGGTGAACAGCTCACTACGAATCTTGCCAAAAGGATAACATTGAATCTGGGAAGAGATGTTGAGATATATAATGAATATGGTCCAAGCGAAGCAACGGTTGGATGTATGATATACAAATATGATATGAATAGCGACAAGGGGCACGTGGTTCCAATAGGAAGTCCAGCAGCCAATACTAGAATATATATCTTAGATAATGACTTGAATCCTGTTCCTATCAACAGTATAGGTGAATTATATATTTCAGGTAAGGGACTGGCAGCAGGATATATCAATAGAAGTGAGTTGACTGCCCAAAAGTTTGTTGACAACCCATTGGAGAATGGAGAAAAGATGTATGCAACAGGAGATCACGCCAGATTCATTAGAGAAGACTGCATTGAATATGTTGGAAGAAAAGATATGCAGATCAAGATTCATGGTCATCGTATTGAATTAGATGAAATAAAAAATGTTCTACTTGAAAACGATGCCGTCAAAGAGGCTATTGTCATTAGCAGAAAAGACAATAATGGAATGGAAGGTTTATGCTGTTACTATGTAAAACGTTCATTTGTGACAGTAGAGGACTTGAGGCAGAATCTAGCAGTGAAGTTACCTAATTATATGATTCCTAATTGGTTTATAGAAATAGATGAAATACCATTGACTACAAATGGAAAAATAAACGTGAACTCTCTTTTACAAGTACAGGTCACAAATGAAAGGGCAACAGATGGAATTGAAAGTCATAGTGAATCGGTTGACATATTACTTGATGTAATGAGGAATATCCTGAAAAGAGAGGAACTATCTCCTATAGACAATTTTTATGAGATAGGTGGAGATTCAGTCCAAGCCATAAGAATATCTTCAAAAATGCTTGAAGAAGGCTATAGATTGAAAGCCTCCGATATCTTATCCGGTTCAACAATAAATGACGTTGCAAGGAACATGAAGGCAATAGGTAGTAGGGAGCTTAGCCAAGTAGATGGTGAAGTTCAGTTTACTCCCATATTATCACAGTTTTTTAATATGAACCATAAGGATAACAATTATTATAATCAAAGTATTGTTCTAAAGATGAACAAAAAGATAAGTCACCAACAGGTAGAAAAAGCTTTTAGTTATCTAGTAAAATTTCATGATTCATTAAGATTGAATTATGATAAAAACTCTGGAAAGCTCATATATAATGATGCCCATGATAATCATGTATTTCAAGTCATTCAATATGATTTATCTGAGTATACTGAAGAACAACAGAAAGAAATGATTATTGATAAAGGAATAGAATTAAAATCAGGTTTTGAAATAGAGAAAGATTTGTTAATAAGAGCATGCTGTTTTCATATTTCTGAGCAGGATAATATATTATTAGTGACAGCACATCATATTGTTATAGATGGTATCTCATGGAGCATCTTACTTGAGGATTTTGAAAAATTACTGAAGCAGATTAGAGATGGAAACAGGATGGAATTATCCTATAAGTCTGCATCCTTTAAAGACTGGAGTACTTATCTCATAGGAAAAAGAACTGACAATGAACTAATAGATGATTATATTGAGAACACTGAAAAATATGAAAATCAGATAAAGTTGTATGATTGTAATATTACATATAAAAACAGCATAAAAAGAGAATTGATTCTTCCAAAAGATAGGACAAGCCAGTTACTTAATCTTGTTAATGAAAACAATATGATAAGTGAATTGGACATGGTAATGACAGCTGTAACGATGGCACTAAATAAAATCATCTCAAGTGATTGTTTGATCGCCGATATGGAATGGCACGGAAGAAATGAAAGTGATGAGATAGATGTATCTAGGACAATAGGGTGGTTTACCGCTATTTCACCTATTGTTATTGAGAATTTAACCGAGAATATAGAATCTACAATGAAAAAAATTAAAGATGGAATAAAGAAAGCTAAGGAATACAGTAAGAATAATACATTTGTTTCATGGTACTGTCAGAATAGGATTAATAAAAAATCGGTATTAAAAATGAATTATCTAGGTAATTACAGCTCTGTACTGGATAAGGAATTGTTCGGGTACGCAGATTACGAAACAGGTGTAGATATAAGCGAAGATAATTATATGGAAAACCCAATAGAGGTAAATGCCATAATTGTTGACTCTAAATTAAAAATCAGTCTTTGCTGTAGTTTAAACATCTTAAGTGAGATGCAGATAAATGAATTCTGTAATCACATTACCACCTGCTTAGATGAATTGATACAGGTTGTAAAAGATAATAAGGATATCAATTTTTTGCTATCTGATTTTGATACTGTTGAATTAACAGAAGAAGATATGGAAAATCTTTTTTATTAA
- a CDS encoding AMP-dependent synthetase/ligase, with amino-acid sequence MKKSYKNPFYEYGEKLSSVKELMIFSAKKHGEKTVFKYKLRNKIISKTYNELLRDVKEKAQFLVSLDLPKQHIAIIGKTSYDWIVSYLSVLYAGMVAVPIDILLSTEEYLELLERADVDIVFCDKKYLSDIEKSDSKGLKKIICINDSQVLENESTLSKKYDISLDDAVDKNKIDAEALALIVFTSGTTGKSKGVMLSQKNIIVDVMSAKRILGLDERDTSLSILPLYHTYEMTCDILLMMYYGASVCLNDSLKYMSQNLKLFKPSVLYAVPMVVESIHRTIMESAKKKNKEKILKKMLKLSTALQKVGINLSRKIFKSVLDEFGGELKLIVSGGAYLDQSYIDFFDAIGVNIVQGYGITECSPLLSANPDRFKKKYSIGCVVSCCQVKINEDERYEKVNGHLVGEILAKGDNVMLGYYKDTENTNKAFEGEWFKTGDIGWMDEDNYLYITGRVKNLIILSNGKNVSPEEIEGKLSLLPVIKEVQVVSKKENNTEQIQAIIFPDELFIKENNIVDVQKYIEDQVNDVNRSLPVYMQVGSVKLRDTEFPKTSTKKIKRL; translated from the coding sequence ATGAAAAAATCGTATAAAAACCCTTTTTATGAGTATGGAGAAAAGTTAAGTTCTGTTAAAGAGTTGATGATATTTTCAGCAAAAAAACACGGCGAAAAAACTGTATTCAAATATAAGCTAAGAAACAAGATAATAAGCAAGACTTATAATGAGTTATTGAGGGATGTTAAAGAGAAAGCCCAATTTTTAGTTTCTTTGGATCTGCCAAAACAGCATATCGCCATTATAGGAAAGACTTCATACGATTGGATAGTTTCATATTTATCTGTATTGTATGCAGGAATGGTAGCTGTTCCTATAGATATTCTACTTAGTACAGAAGAATATCTTGAGCTTCTTGAGCGTGCTGATGTAGACATTGTTTTCTGTGATAAAAAATATTTATCAGATATAGAGAAAAGTGATTCAAAAGGATTGAAGAAGATCATATGTATTAATGATAGTCAAGTATTAGAAAATGAATCAACACTATCTAAAAAATACGATATATCCTTGGATGATGCAGTTGACAAAAATAAAATTGATGCAGAGGCACTTGCCCTAATTGTTTTTACATCAGGGACTACTGGTAAAAGTAAAGGTGTAATGCTAAGCCAAAAAAATATTATAGTAGATGTAATGAGTGCCAAACGAATACTTGGTTTGGATGAAAGAGATACATCCTTGTCAATATTGCCGCTATATCATACTTATGAAATGACATGTGATATATTGCTGATGATGTATTATGGTGCATCAGTCTGTTTGAATGACAGCTTAAAATATATGAGCCAGAATCTAAAACTCTTCAAACCATCTGTCCTATATGCTGTACCTATGGTAGTTGAGAGCATACATAGAACGATTATGGAATCTGCTAAGAAAAAAAATAAAGAGAAGATATTAAAGAAGATGTTGAAGCTTTCTACTGCATTGCAAAAGGTAGGAATTAATCTGTCCAGAAAAATATTTAAGAGTGTACTCGATGAATTCGGTGGAGAATTGAAACTTATAGTTTCAGGAGGAGCTTATCTGGACCAATCTTATATTGATTTTTTTGATGCTATAGGAGTTAATATTGTACAAGGTTATGGAATTACGGAATGTTCACCATTATTATCAGCAAATCCAGACCGTTTTAAAAAGAAATATTCAATTGGTTGTGTAGTTTCCTGTTGTCAGGTAAAGATAAATGAAGATGAGAGGTATGAGAAAGTCAACGGTCACTTGGTAGGTGAAATACTTGCAAAAGGTGATAATGTAATGCTTGGGTATTATAAAGATACAGAAAATACCAATAAAGCATTTGAAGGAGAATGGTTCAAGACTGGTGATATTGGGTGGATGGATGAAGATAACTATCTGTATATTACAGGTAGAGTCAAAAATCTGATCATCTTGAGTAATGGTAAGAATGTAAGTCCTGAAGAGATTGAAGGGAAGTTATCGCTTCTCCCAGTTATCAAGGAAGTACAAGTAGTATCTAAGAAAGAGAATAACACAGAACAGATACAGGCAATTATTTTTCCAGATGAACTATTTATAAAAGAAAACAATATTGTGGATGTACAAAAATATATTGAAGACCAAGTTAATGATGTGAATAGGTCATTACCTGTTTATATGCAGGTAGGTAGTGTGAAGTTGAGGGATACTGAATTTCCAAAGACATCTACTAAAAAAATTAAAAGACTATAA
- a CDS encoding acyl carrier protein, with product MENMEIEKKVISIVEDYLDDENIEINKESNLRVDTGINSMVLISMILKFEDTFMITIDDDDIPKMITVNDIVTYIGEKLN from the coding sequence ATGGAAAATATGGAAATAGAAAAAAAAGTAATCTCTATTGTAGAGGATTATCTAGATGATGAAAATATAGAGATAAACAAAGAATCTAATCTCAGGGTAGATACAGGAATAAATTCTATGGTTTTAATATCCATGATTCTGAAATTTGAAGATACGTTTATGATTACTATTGATGATGATGATATACCTAAAATGATTACAGTCAATGATATCGTAACATATATCGGAGAAAAACTAAACTAA
- the cuyB gene encoding cysteate racemase — protein MTKVLGVIGGVGPLSTAYFQELIVKMTNAKMDQEHLNMIIFNMPMIPDRTKYILDKSNDNPVPVLINIAKELEKLNVSNLAMPCITAHHFYDDIVKETNVEFINVIKETRKLLIDKNVHCVGIMATEGTINSQLFQKEMGKAGIHVKVPTKRMQSHVTELIYDNVKSDIPADTKKYDLVIEDLIEQGAEVIIIGCTELSVINKEHKVEYKVLDTLELLAKRSIELNDLQVKEEYDTLF, from the coding sequence ATTACGAAAGTTTTAGGAGTAATAGGAGGAGTAGGACCGTTATCAACTGCTTATTTTCAGGAACTAATAGTAAAAATGACTAATGCTAAAATGGATCAGGAACATTTGAATATGATAATCTTCAACATGCCAATGATTCCTGATAGAACTAAATACATATTGGATAAGTCAAATGATAATCCAGTTCCAGTATTGATAAATATAGCAAAGGAATTAGAAAAATTAAATGTAAGTAATCTTGCCATGCCATGTATTACCGCACATCATTTTTATGATGACATAGTAAAAGAAACTAATGTAGAATTTATCAATGTCATCAAGGAAACAAGAAAGCTGTTAATTGATAAAAATGTACATTGTGTGGGAATAATGGCTACAGAAGGAACAATTAATTCCCAGTTATTTCAAAAAGAAATGGGGAAAGCTGGAATACATGTGAAAGTACCAACAAAAAGGATGCAGAGCCATGTTACAGAGTTAATATATGATAATGTAAAATCAGACATTCCAGCTGATACCAAAAAGTATGACTTGGTTATTGAAGACTTAATAGAACAAGGTGCAGAGGTTATTATAATAGGATGTACAGAATTATCAGTGATAAATAAAGAACATAAGGTTGAGTATAAGGTTTTGGACACTCTTGAGTTACTGGCAAAACGCAGCATAGAACTGAATGATCTTCAAGTAAAAGAAGAATATGACACATTGTTTTGA
- a CDS encoding C45 family autoproteolytic acyltransferase/hydolase translates to MKSIDTDYEYIVLEGSSYEVGKMRGETLKNYPGDTKYYYNLFKDSDIPLSNKKIKYIRKVYDEYCPGLNDEIEGFAEAFGVKSDNIVLNTNLFESNYGCCQIVALPCITKNSHVLVGRSYEYTPDDEKKLSICRINGKPAHLGFAVFLFGRYEGVNEHGLSITVSAAAPGVETSVNGVRFWVAIRSIIENCTNTEDAVYMLKNMPISSNSNFIIADKQGMAVLCEVSCFNGKREVKVKKAEDYLVSTNHYTIEGMKKYNVAKMNQSVMRYNAAQETMNKSIPNVSKDTLKKILSNKLPHGVCCHYYEDGLGTLYSMIFDLTTLDIHVCFGSPNINGWKKYDMFNEKKGSTNIKIPYVNEYPTAFSNFWAKCD, encoded by the coding sequence ATGAAAAGTATAGACACAGATTATGAGTATATTGTACTTGAAGGAAGCAGCTATGAAGTAGGTAAAATGCGTGGGGAGACTCTGAAAAATTATCCTGGTGATACCAAATACTATTATAATCTTTTTAAAGATTCTGATATACCTCTTTCCAATAAAAAGATAAAGTATATCAGAAAAGTATATGATGAATATTGCCCTGGTCTAAATGATGAGATAGAAGGTTTTGCAGAGGCATTCGGGGTTAAATCAGATAATATAGTACTAAATACTAATTTGTTTGAGAGTAATTATGGTTGTTGCCAAATCGTAGCATTGCCGTGTATAACGAAGAATAGTCACGTTCTTGTTGGAAGAAGTTATGAATATACTCCTGACGATGAAAAAAAATTATCCATATGCAGAATCAATGGAAAGCCAGCTCATCTAGGCTTTGCAGTTTTCCTGTTTGGAAGATACGAAGGGGTCAATGAACATGGATTATCAATAACTGTATCAGCAGCTGCACCAGGAGTTGAGACATCTGTTAATGGTGTAAGATTCTGGGTTGCCATAAGGAGTATTATAGAAAATTGTACTAATACAGAAGATGCAGTATATATGCTCAAGAACATGCCAATATCTTCAAATTCAAATTTCATTATTGCTGATAAACAGGGGATGGCAGTTTTATGTGAGGTTTCATGTTTTAATGGAAAGAGAGAAGTGAAAGTTAAAAAAGCAGAGGATTATCTAGTATCTACAAATCATTATACAATAGAAGGCATGAAAAAGTATAATGTCGCAAAAATGAATCAATCAGTTATGAGATATAATGCTGCACAGGAAACAATGAATAAGAGTATTCCAAATGTGAGTAAAGATACTCTCAAAAAAATACTAAGCAATAAACTGCCTCATGGGGTATGTTGTCATTATTATGAGGATGGGCTGGGAACCTTATATTCCATGATATTTGATTTAACAACATTGGACATTCATGTATGCTTTGGTTCACCAAATATCAATGGCTGGAAAAAATATGATATGTTTAATGAAAAGAAAGGGTCAACTAACATTAAGATTCCTTATGTTAATGAGTATCCAACTGCATTCAGCAATTTTTGGGCGAAATGCGATTAA
- a CDS encoding iron-containing alcohol dehydrogenase, producing MKNFVFNTHTKVYFGKEKIVDLSKEVTNYGTNVLLVYGQGAIKKNGIYSEVVEVLNKCNVVEFGGITPNPRIKMVREGIKIARDNKIDVVLAVGGASVIDCAKIIAAGYYYEDDPWDLVICPGEIKIVLPIITVLTSFGTGSEMNGSAVINNEEEEEKIGTYSPLLQPEVSILDPVYTYSLSADLTAAGVVDTMSHAMESYFSKDKDTFVQDKIAEGIIKTCIKYGPIAIKENDNYEAKANLMWAGALGLNGLTGAGKTSAWSCHPMEHELSAFYDITHGVGMAVLMTNWMRYILNDKTVDKFVEYAENVWHIFNEDDKYKKAEKAIEMTRKFFDECNMPVTLGELGIDDEKFESMAVNAVSNGLLTFAYVPLKKEDVVNIYKMCL from the coding sequence ATGAAGAATTTTGTTTTTAACACACATACGAAAGTCTATTTCGGTAAAGAAAAGATTGTAGACTTATCAAAAGAAGTGACGAATTATGGTACTAACGTTTTGTTGGTATATGGTCAAGGTGCAATTAAAAAGAATGGAATCTACTCTGAGGTGGTAGAGGTCTTGAATAAATGTAATGTGGTTGAGTTTGGCGGCATTACACCTAATCCAAGGATAAAAATGGTACGAGAGGGTATCAAAATCGCACGGGACAATAAGATTGATGTAGTTCTGGCTGTTGGAGGTGCAAGTGTAATTGATTGTGCTAAAATCATAGCAGCAGGATATTATTATGAAGATGATCCCTGGGATCTGGTTATATGCCCAGGAGAAATCAAGATAGTACTTCCGATAATTACTGTTTTGACATCTTTTGGTACAGGTTCTGAGATGAATGGAAGTGCAGTAATCAATAATGAAGAAGAAGAGGAAAAAATAGGTACTTATTCTCCTTTGCTACAGCCTGAAGTATCAATTCTTGACCCGGTATATACATATTCTTTGTCAGCAGACCTTACAGCAGCAGGAGTAGTAGATACTATGTCCCATGCAATGGAAAGCTATTTTTCAAAGGATAAGGATACATTTGTACAAGACAAGATTGCAGAGGGAATCATTAAAACATGTATCAAATATGGTCCCATTGCAATAAAGGAAAATGATAACTATGAAGCCAAAGCCAATCTTATGTGGGCAGGAGCACTTGGACTCAATGGTCTTACTGGTGCTGGAAAGACTTCAGCATGGTCCTGTCATCCAATGGAACATGAGTTGAGTGCATTCTATGATATTACTCATGGTGTAGGAATGGCTGTATTGATGACCAATTGGATGCGTTACATATTAAATGATAAAACAGTGGACAAATTTGTGGAATACGCTGAGAATGTATGGCACATATTTAATGAGGATGACAAGTATAAAAAAGCTGAAAAAGCTATTGAGATGACTAGAAAATTTTTTGATGAATGTAATATGCCAGTGACACTTGGTGAATTAGGAATTGATGATGAAAAATTCGAGTCTATGGCAGTAAATGCAGTGAGCAATGGTTTGCTGACTTTTGCTTATGTTCCACTTAAAAAAGAAGATGTTGTCAACATATATAAGATGTGTTTATAG
- a CDS encoding phage head-tail adapter protein produces MKEKAELSLLFKEFQSAIKRKDEYEIGIKHLLEFRKELWEIYQFIFDNVKDEEYSLMPLAKDKTIAYFLYHLTRIEDIPSNTLILDQEQIFYKNDYQKRIQSPISTTGNEIPREQLVEFSKQLNIDELKNYITDVFQNTNKLIENMTLKESRTKVSEERKEKLIALNSVSTDEKAFWLVDYWCKKNYRGLMLMPFSRHQFLHLNGCLRIYRKLRKIKK; encoded by the coding sequence ATGAAAGAGAAAGCTGAACTATCGTTACTTTTCAAAGAGTTTCAAAGTGCAATCAAGAGAAAAGACGAATATGAAATAGGTATAAAACACCTGTTAGAATTTAGAAAGGAATTATGGGAAATATATCAATTCATTTTTGATAATGTCAAGGATGAAGAATATTCTTTGATGCCTTTGGCAAAAGATAAGACAATAGCTTACTTCTTATATCATTTGACCAGGATTGAAGATATTCCTTCAAATACATTGATATTGGATCAGGAACAGATTTTCTATAAAAATGATTATCAAAAAAGGATACAATCGCCTATATCCACAACAGGTAATGAAATACCTAGAGAGCAGTTAGTGGAATTTTCGAAGCAATTGAATATAGATGAATTAAAAAATTATATAACAGATGTTTTCCAAAACACTAATAAGTTAATTGAAAATATGACACTGAAAGAAAGTAGAACCAAGGTTAGTGAGGAAAGAAAGGAAAAGCTCATAGCATTGAATTCCGTATCTACCGATGAAAAAGCGTTTTGGCTTGTGGATTATTGGTGTAAGAAAAATTATAGGGGCTTGATGCTCATGCCTTTTTCAAGACATCAATTCCTGCATTTGAATGGATGCTTGAGGATATACAGGAAATTGAGAAAGATTAAAAAATAG